From a single Streptomyces liliifuscus genomic region:
- a CDS encoding Rv1733c family protein, with product MRAIRGLWRWRHNPLRRTTDLAEAWLALGALLLILVAAPLAGVLIGGLAQDALQQSVREQRLDRHPVVAIVVKKADRTPLDPDPETASGRDSHTRVIADWTAPDGTARRDTVMAALNSPHRGDHFTVWTDLQGRIVGRPLDTATATTHAALAGFGTAVACAGLVEGSRRLVVWRMVRRRYDRLDQAWSQAGPDWGRTGTGS from the coding sequence TTGCGGGCCATCAGGGGACTCTGGCGCTGGCGGCACAACCCGCTGCGGCGCACGACGGATCTCGCCGAGGCGTGGCTCGCGCTGGGGGCGCTGCTGCTGATCCTCGTCGCGGCACCCCTGGCCGGTGTCCTGATCGGCGGGCTGGCCCAGGACGCCCTGCAGCAGTCCGTGCGCGAGCAGCGGCTGGACCGCCATCCCGTGGTCGCGATCGTCGTCAAGAAGGCTGACCGCACCCCGCTCGACCCCGATCCCGAGACGGCCTCGGGGCGTGACTCGCACACCCGCGTCATCGCCGACTGGACGGCTCCCGACGGCACCGCGCGGCGGGACACCGTCATGGCGGCCCTGAACTCCCCGCACCGCGGCGACCACTTCACGGTCTGGACGGACCTGCAGGGCCGAATAGTCGGCCGGCCGCTGGACACCGCGACGGCGACGACACATGCCGCCCTGGCCGGGTTCGGCACGGCCGTCGCCTGCGCGGGTCTCGTCGAGGGTTCCCGGCGGCTGGTGGTGTGGCGCATGGTGCGGCGCAGGTACGACCGCCTCGACCAGGCATGGTCGCAGGCAGGCCCGGACTGGGGCAGGACGGGCACGGGCAGCTGA
- a CDS encoding MOSC domain-containing protein, giving the protein MSKPVLHSIHVYPLKAAGGHALREAVVEPWGLSGDRRWVLIDENDKVVTQRPQPRMALSAVEQGPDGGILLSAPGREPLAVRVPEPTGTTTVEIWNDKVEGVAADASAHAWFSDWLGIAVRLVHLDDPAVRRPIDPEFARPGETVSFADGYPLLLTTLGSLDALNALIAQGDRPGEGPLPMNRFRPNVVVEGTAAWAEDDWSRIAIGEVTFRVAKMCGRCVVTTTDQGTAERGREPLRTLARHRRFGDKLVFGQNLVPESPGSVRMGDPVRLLE; this is encoded by the coding sequence ATGTCGAAGCCGGTGCTGCACTCGATTCACGTCTATCCGCTGAAGGCGGCAGGGGGTCATGCCCTGCGCGAGGCCGTCGTGGAACCGTGGGGTCTGTCGGGTGACCGGCGCTGGGTGCTGATCGACGAGAACGACAAGGTCGTCACTCAACGTCCACAGCCGCGCATGGCGTTGTCCGCCGTCGAGCAAGGGCCCGACGGCGGCATTTTGCTGTCCGCGCCCGGCCGTGAGCCGCTCGCCGTCCGCGTGCCCGAGCCGACCGGGACGACGACGGTGGAGATCTGGAACGACAAGGTGGAGGGGGTCGCCGCCGACGCCTCGGCGCACGCCTGGTTCAGCGACTGGCTCGGCATCGCGGTGCGTCTCGTGCACCTGGACGACCCCGCCGTCCGCAGGCCCATCGACCCGGAGTTCGCCCGGCCCGGCGAGACGGTCAGCTTCGCCGACGGCTATCCCCTGCTGCTCACCACGCTGGGTTCGCTCGACGCCCTCAACGCGCTGATCGCACAGGGCGACCGGCCCGGCGAGGGCCCGCTGCCCATGAACCGCTTCCGGCCGAACGTGGTGGTCGAGGGCACCGCCGCCTGGGCCGAGGACGACTGGTCCCGGATCGCCATCGGCGAGGTCACCTTCCGGGTCGCGAAGATGTGCGGGCGCTGCGTCGTGACCACCACCGACCAGGGCACCGCCGAGCGTGGCAGGGAGCCGCTGCGCACCCTTGCCCGCCACCGCCGATTCGGCGACAAGCTGGTCTTCGGGCAGAATCTCGTGCCGGAGTCCCCCGGCTCGGTCCGCATGGGCGATCCGGTCAGGCTCCTGGAATAG
- a CDS encoding DUF6643 family protein has protein sequence MTSPRSTYGGGYYSASFPDTPIYDSLVAERGTPQIAPIRVPAAYDTGSHLPALPSALPALPAAPSQQAPSYAYPQAQQPSPLQQAAPYIPQQAGAPRGYPGQQAPQPQRPMAGGTGYEAMRPAAPRPAPAPYQEPYNNQQYRGY, from the coding sequence ATGACCTCCCCCCGCTCCACCTATGGCGGCGGTTACTACTCCGCCTCCTTCCCGGACACTCCGATCTACGACTCCCTCGTGGCCGAGCGGGGAACCCCGCAGATCGCCCCGATCCGGGTCCCCGCGGCCTATGACACGGGCAGTCACCTGCCCGCGCTGCCGTCAGCACTGCCCGCACTGCCTGCCGCGCCCTCTCAGCAGGCTCCTTCGTACGCCTACCCGCAGGCCCAACAGCCCTCGCCGCTGCAACAGGCCGCGCCTTACATCCCTCAGCAGGCCGGTGCGCCGCGCGGCTACCCGGGCCAGCAGGCCCCCCAGCCGCAGCGTCCGATGGCGGGCGGTACGGGCTACGAGGCGATGCGCCCCGCCGCCCCGCGTCCCGCCCCGGCCCCGTACCAGGAGCCCTACAACAACCAGCAGTACCGCGGTTACTGA
- a CDS encoding TerD family protein — MSMPKGSNVPVPTTGLRVELGWQAGPGVPDADASALLLASGKVRSDGDFVFYNQPAHSSGAVRHEGKQSAGGQVNDTLFVDLARVEPGIETVVLAASSDGGTFGQVPGLYIRVVDAQQGTEIARFDSEGASVETAFVLGEFYRRQGAWKFRAVGQGYSSGLVGLATDFGISVDEPQQAAPAPVAPPAPVARPVTVPPVTAAPVTPPPAPPTPPAPPTAPVRLTKVTLTKEAPSVSLTKQGGTSGVMRVNLNWQVRKQFSGWQAKLGRAVAMHADLDLDLCALYELSDGSKGVVQALGNAFGALHQPPFIHLDGDDRTGASTSGENLSINLDHTQHFRRVLIFVTIYEGARSFADLDATVTLQPLHGAPVDFSLGECTVPSTVCALALITNTGSDLVVQREARFLVPDRGVSPQRTVDYAYGWGMNWTPGRK; from the coding sequence ATGTCAATGCCTAAGGGATCGAACGTTCCGGTGCCGACGACGGGACTGCGAGTCGAGCTGGGATGGCAGGCGGGCCCGGGCGTGCCCGACGCCGACGCCTCGGCCCTGTTGCTGGCTTCCGGGAAGGTCCGCTCCGACGGGGACTTCGTCTTCTACAACCAGCCGGCCCACTCCTCCGGCGCGGTGCGCCACGAGGGCAAGCAGAGTGCCGGCGGCCAGGTGAACGACACCCTGTTCGTCGACCTCGCGCGCGTGGAGCCCGGGATCGAGACGGTGGTGCTCGCCGCGTCCTCGGACGGCGGCACGTTCGGGCAGGTGCCCGGCCTCTACATCCGGGTCGTGGACGCACAGCAGGGGACGGAGATCGCGCGCTTCGACAGCGAGGGCGCGAGCGTCGAGACGGCCTTCGTGCTCGGGGAGTTCTACCGCCGCCAGGGCGCCTGGAAGTTCCGCGCCGTCGGACAGGGCTACAGCAGCGGCCTCGTAGGCCTTGCCACGGACTTCGGGATCTCGGTGGACGAACCGCAGCAGGCGGCGCCCGCTCCCGTGGCCCCGCCCGCCCCCGTGGCGCGGCCGGTCACCGTCCCGCCGGTCACGGCCGCGCCGGTGACACCGCCGCCCGCCCCGCCGACACCGCCCGCCCCGCCCACGGCTCCGGTACGCCTGACCAAGGTCACGCTCACCAAGGAGGCCCCGTCCGTCTCGCTGACCAAGCAGGGCGGCACCTCCGGCGTGATGCGGGTGAACCTCAACTGGCAGGTGCGCAAGCAGTTCTCGGGGTGGCAGGCCAAGCTGGGCCGGGCCGTCGCCATGCACGCGGACCTCGACCTCGACCTGTGCGCCCTGTACGAGCTCTCCGACGGGAGCAAGGGTGTCGTCCAGGCCCTGGGCAACGCCTTCGGAGCACTGCATCAGCCGCCGTTCATCCATCTCGACGGCGACGACCGCACCGGGGCCTCGACGAGCGGCGAGAACCTCAGCATCAACCTCGACCACACACAGCACTTCCGCCGCGTCCTCATCTTCGTGACCATCTACGAAGGGGCGCGTTCCTTCGCGGACCTGGACGCGACGGTGACCCTGCAGCCGCTGCACGGCGCGCCCGTCGACTTCTCGCTCGGCGAGTGCACGGTCCCCTCGACGGTGTGCGCGCTCGCCCTCATCACCAACACCGGCAGCGACCTCGTCGTCCAGCGCGAGGCCCGCTTCCTCGTCCCCGATCGCGGAGTGAGCCCACAGCGCACCGTCGACTACGCGTACGGGTGGGGCATGAACTGGACGCCCGGCAGGAAGTGA
- a CDS encoding glycosyltransferase, with the protein MSALVWTAVGSLAAWLWLLLGQGFFWRTDMRLPPRREPDGWPSVCVVVPARDEAAVLPDSLPSLLAQDYPGRAEIFLVDDGSSDGTGELARELARLHGGLPLTVDSPGEPPAGWTGKLWAVHHGIGLARARAPEYLLLTDADIAHAPDSLRELVAAAEAGDFDLVSQMARLRVESVWERLVVPAFVYFFAQLYPFRWIAVKGSRTAAAAGGCVLLRTEAADRARIPDAVRHAVIDDVAVARAVKGSGGHIWLGLAERVDSVRPYPRLHDLWRMVSRSAYAQLRHNPLVLAGTVAGLAVVYLVPPVALFAGLAAGSAGAAVAGGLAWLVMTVTYLPMLRYYRQPLWLAPSLPVTAFLYLLMTVDSAVQHYRGRGAAWKGRTYTRPDAAPEQP; encoded by the coding sequence GTGAGCGCCCTTGTGTGGACCGCCGTCGGATCACTCGCCGCCTGGCTGTGGCTGCTCCTGGGCCAGGGCTTCTTCTGGCGTACGGACATGCGGTTGCCGCCGCGCCGGGAGCCGGACGGCTGGCCGTCCGTGTGTGTCGTCGTACCGGCACGGGACGAGGCCGCCGTGCTGCCGGACAGCCTGCCCTCGCTCCTCGCGCAGGACTATCCGGGGCGGGCCGAGATCTTCCTCGTGGACGACGGCAGTTCGGACGGCACCGGGGAGCTGGCCCGTGAACTGGCGCGGCTGCACGGCGGGCTGCCGCTCACCGTCGACTCGCCCGGGGAGCCGCCCGCGGGCTGGACCGGCAAGCTCTGGGCCGTACATCACGGCATCGGTCTGGCACGCGCGCGTGCACCCGAATATCTGCTGCTGACGGACGCCGACATCGCGCACGCGCCGGACAGCCTGCGGGAGTTGGTGGCCGCGGCCGAGGCCGGGGACTTCGATCTCGTGTCCCAGATGGCCCGGCTGCGGGTGGAGAGTGTCTGGGAGCGGCTCGTGGTGCCGGCGTTCGTGTACTTCTTCGCTCAGCTGTATCCGTTCCGGTGGATCGCCGTGAAGGGGTCGCGGACCGCGGCGGCGGCGGGCGGTTGTGTCCTGCTGCGCACCGAGGCCGCCGACCGGGCACGGATCCCGGACGCCGTCCGGCACGCGGTGATCGACGACGTCGCGGTGGCCAGGGCGGTGAAGGGCTCCGGAGGGCACATCTGGCTGGGGCTCGCGGAACGCGTCGACAGCGTGCGCCCCTACCCGCGGCTGCACGATCTGTGGCGGATGGTCTCGCGCAGCGCGTACGCCCAGCTGCGGCACAACCCGTTGGTGCTGGCCGGGACGGTGGCCGGTCTCGCGGTGGTGTATCTGGTGCCGCCCGTGGCGCTGTTCGCTGGCCTCGCGGCCGGCAGCGCCGGTGCCGCGGTGGCGGGCGGGCTCGCGTGGCTGGTGATGACCGTGACGTATCTGCCGATGCTCCGGTACTACCGCCAGCCGCTGTGGCTCGCCCCGTCGCTCCCGGTCACCGCGTTCCTGTACCTCCTCATGACGGTGGATTCCGCGGTGCAGCACTACAGGGGGCGCGGTGCGGCCTGGAAGGGCCGCACCTACACCCGTCCCGACGCGGCGCCCGAGCAGCCCTGA
- a CDS encoding glutamate racemase, producing the protein MKIALMDSGIGLLAAATAVRRLRPDAELVLSSDPGSMPWGPRTPEDVTARALAVAEAAAAYRPDALIVACNTASVRALPALRARLEPGVPVIGTVPAIKPAAAGGGPVAIWATPATTGSPYQRGLIREFADGVSVTEVPCPGLADAVEHADRAGIDAAIAAAAARTPDDVRAVVLGCTHYELVAERIRAAVQRPGLAPLVLHGSAGAVAAQALRRIGEHPAPDAPAHGSLTVLLGGREGTLTETALTYDEGRLLQAMSPAR; encoded by the coding sequence GTGAAGATCGCGCTCATGGACTCCGGAATCGGACTGCTCGCGGCGGCCACCGCGGTACGTCGTCTGCGGCCCGACGCGGAGCTCGTTCTCTCCTCGGACCCGGGCAGCATGCCGTGGGGACCCCGCACACCCGAGGACGTGACCGCCCGCGCCCTCGCCGTCGCCGAGGCGGCCGCCGCGTACCGGCCCGACGCCCTGATCGTCGCCTGCAACACCGCCTCCGTGCGCGCCCTGCCCGCGCTGCGCGCCCGCCTTGAGCCGGGGGTGCCCGTCATCGGCACGGTCCCCGCGATCAAGCCGGCCGCCGCGGGCGGCGGACCCGTCGCGATCTGGGCGACGCCCGCCACCACCGGCAGCCCCTACCAGCGCGGCCTCATCCGGGAGTTCGCCGACGGTGTGAGCGTCACCGAAGTCCCCTGCCCCGGACTGGCCGACGCCGTGGAGCACGCGGACCGGGCGGGCATCGACGCCGCGATCGCCGCCGCCGCGGCACGTACCCCCGACGATGTAAGGGCCGTCGTCCTGGGCTGCACCCATTACGAACTGGTCGCCGAGCGGATCCGCGCGGCCGTGCAGCGGCCCGGCCTCGCCCCGCTCGTCCTGCACGGCTCCGCGGGCGCGGTGGCCGCCCAGGCGCTGCGCCGGATCGGCGAGCACCCGGCCCCGGACGCTCCCGCGCACGGCAGCCTCACCGTGCTGCTCGGCGGACGCGAGGGGACGCTGACCGAGACCGCGTTGACGTACGACGAGGGCCGTCTGCTGCAGGCGATGAGCCCCGCCCGCTGA
- a CDS encoding O-antigen ligase family protein — protein MASAAGPASAHERRSASDATGVVVLGACAAWSLITAAAHGGRPEGVLLAVLAVAAGYASGRICGELLPVAAPCAGALAGLGLAVASPHTTQGPQVISPLGQTGATAALLALSAGSACCAAWAARPPGLRLVFRLLAAGIAGTAAVLGSTSGFAACLAVLLCSLAADRMRRRGLGLGGLALAAVMVTGATWAVAENVLPDGLTTSLEGQLTPHRVLLWQDALDMAGREPGLGVGPGRFSELSPTVTQTLLPDGKPHSAPFQQAAEQGVVGVALLAAVFCWVLYALWRSPRPTPVVLTAGAALTALAAIAAVGNALSFTTVTAGAGLLAGLATARPMLEEAPQNAMGPGGRARKDPLSP, from the coding sequence ATGGCGTCGGCGGCCGGTCCGGCGTCGGCGCACGAGAGACGCAGCGCGTCGGACGCGACGGGCGTGGTCGTGCTGGGGGCCTGCGCGGCCTGGTCCCTGATCACGGCCGCGGCACACGGCGGGCGTCCCGAAGGCGTACTCCTGGCGGTGCTCGCCGTCGCCGCCGGTTACGCCTCGGGGCGGATCTGCGGAGAGCTTCTGCCGGTCGCCGCGCCCTGTGCGGGCGCGCTCGCCGGGCTCGGTCTGGCGGTGGCCTCCCCGCACACCACCCAGGGGCCCCAGGTGATCTCGCCGCTCGGGCAGACCGGCGCCACCGCCGCGCTGCTGGCCCTCTCCGCGGGGTCCGCGTGCTGCGCGGCCTGGGCTGCCCGTCCGCCGGGACTGCGGCTGGTGTTCCGTCTGCTGGCCGCCGGTATCGCGGGGACCGCCGCAGTCCTGGGGTCGACGTCGGGCTTCGCGGCCTGTCTGGCCGTGCTGCTGTGCTCCCTGGCCGCCGACCGTATGCGACGCCGTGGCCTGGGGCTCGGCGGCCTCGCGCTGGCCGCTGTCATGGTGACCGGGGCGACCTGGGCCGTCGCTGAGAACGTGCTGCCGGACGGTCTCACCACGTCTCTTGAGGGACAGCTCACCCCGCATCGCGTGCTGCTGTGGCAGGACGCGCTCGACATGGCCGGCCGGGAGCCGGGGCTGGGCGTGGGGCCGGGCCGGTTCTCGGAACTGAGCCCGACCGTCACGCAGACGCTGCTGCCCGACGGCAAACCCCACTCGGCGCCCTTCCAGCAGGCGGCCGAACAGGGCGTGGTCGGCGTGGCCCTGCTGGCGGCGGTGTTCTGCTGGGTTCTGTACGCCCTGTGGCGGTCGCCGCGCCCGACGCCGGTCGTGCTCACGGCGGGTGCGGCCCTGACGGCGCTGGCCGCGATCGCCGCGGTCGGCAACGCGCTGAGCTTCACCACGGTCACGGCGGGCGCGGGCCTCCTCGCGGGCCTGGCCACGGCACGCCCCATGCTCGAAGAGGCGCCGCAGAACGCGATGGGGCCCGGTGGACGCGCCCGAAAGGACCCGCTGTCCCCGTGA
- the lnt gene encoding apolipoprotein N-acyltransferase — protein sequence MTVTATSVDEPEQLEPQARPVSRVVRLMRRLAPAATAALSGVLLYVSFPPRTLWWLALPAFALFGWLLRGRTWKAGLGLGYLFGLGFLLPLLVWTGVEVGPGPWIALVVIEAVYVALVGAGIAVVSKLPGWPLWAAALWIAGEAARARAPFGGFPWGKIAFGQADGVFLPLAALGGTPVLGFAVVLCGFGLYEIVRLAVETRRTRAVRRGAAAVALLSFLLPVLGAFAARPLVSDKAENGTATVAVIQGNVPRAGLDFNSQRRAVLDYHARETERLAAQIKAGKVAQPDFVLWPENSSDIDPFRNPDAYAVIDKAARAIGAPISVGGVVEKNGKLYNEQILWDPRKGPGATYDKRQVQPFGEYLPMRSLIGAINDNWTSMVRQDFSRGTEPGVFTMAGTRVGLATCYEAAFDWAVRDTVTHGAQMISVPSNNATFDRSEMTYQQLAMSRIRAVEHSRTVTVPVTSGVSAVIMPDGRITQRTGMFVADSLVQKVPLRSSETPATRVGIAPEMVLVLIAAGGLGWAVTAAVRGRRAGDA from the coding sequence GTGACCGTCACAGCAACCTCCGTGGACGAGCCGGAGCAGCTCGAACCGCAGGCCCGGCCCGTTTCGCGCGTGGTCCGGCTGATGCGGCGGCTCGCTCCGGCCGCCACCGCGGCACTCTCCGGAGTGCTGCTCTACGTCAGCTTCCCGCCGCGCACTCTGTGGTGGCTGGCCCTGCCGGCCTTCGCGCTCTTCGGCTGGTTGCTGCGCGGCCGCACCTGGAAGGCGGGCCTCGGGCTCGGCTACCTCTTCGGCCTCGGTTTCCTGCTGCCCCTGCTCGTGTGGACCGGAGTGGAGGTCGGGCCCGGGCCGTGGATCGCGCTGGTCGTCATCGAGGCGGTGTACGTCGCGCTCGTCGGCGCCGGCATCGCGGTCGTGTCGAAGCTGCCCGGCTGGCCCCTGTGGGCCGCCGCCCTGTGGATCGCCGGTGAGGCGGCACGCGCGCGTGCCCCGTTCGGCGGCTTCCCCTGGGGCAAGATCGCCTTCGGTCAGGCGGACGGCGTCTTCCTGCCGCTCGCCGCGCTGGGCGGCACCCCGGTGCTCGGCTTCGCCGTCGTCCTGTGCGGCTTCGGCCTGTACGAGATCGTCCGCCTGGCCGTCGAGACGCGGCGCACCCGTGCCGTACGACGCGGGGCCGCCGCGGTGGCTCTGCTCAGCTTCCTCCTCCCCGTGCTCGGCGCCTTCGCCGCGCGGCCCCTGGTCAGCGACAAGGCCGAGAACGGCACGGCGACCGTCGCCGTCATCCAGGGCAACGTTCCGCGCGCGGGCCTCGACTTCAACTCCCAGCGGCGCGCCGTCCTCGATTACCACGCCCGGGAGACCGAGCGCCTGGCCGCGCAGATCAAGGCGGGCAAGGTCGCCCAGCCCGACTTCGTGCTGTGGCCGGAGAACTCCTCCGACATCGACCCGTTCCGCAACCCCGACGCCTACGCCGTGATCGACAAGGCGGCAAGGGCGATCGGCGCGCCCATCTCGGTCGGCGGCGTCGTCGAGAAGAACGGCAAGCTCTACAACGAGCAGATCCTCTGGGACCCGCGGAAGGGCCCCGGCGCCACCTACGACAAGCGGCAGGTCCAGCCGTTCGGCGAGTACCTCCCCATGCGGTCGCTCATCGGAGCCATCAACGACAACTGGACCTCCATGGTCCGCCAGGACTTCAGCCGCGGCACCGAGCCGGGCGTGTTCACCATGGCGGGCACCCGGGTCGGCCTCGCGACCTGCTACGAAGCGGCCTTCGACTGGGCCGTGCGCGACACCGTCACCCATGGCGCACAGATGATCTCCGTGCCGAGCAACAACGCCACGTTCGACCGCAGCGAGATGACCTACCAGCAGCTCGCGATGTCCCGGATCCGCGCCGTCGAGCACAGCCGCACCGTCACCGTCCCGGTGACCAGCGGCGTCAGCGCCGTGATCATGCCGGACGGGAGGATCACCCAACGGACCGGCATGTTCGTTGCGGACTCCCTCGTCCAGAAGGTGCCGCTGCGCTCCTCCGAGACACCTGCCACACGGGTCGGAATCGCGCCGGAGATGGTCCTGGTGCTGATCGCGGCCGGCGGCCTCGGCTGGGCCGTGACGGCCGCGGTGCGCGGACGACGCGCCGGTGACGCGTAG
- a CDS encoding NUDIX hydrolase — protein MATPDFIRTIRATAGQQLLWLPGVTAVVFDDDGRVLLGRRADTGKWAVIAGMTDPGEQPAACAVREVYEETGVRCVAERVVLVQALTPTTYPNGDICQFMDITIRCRAVGGEARVNDDESLEVGWFDVDALPELTEHGLFRIKQALSDEPTWFDPMT, from the coding sequence ATGGCTACTCCTGACTTCATCCGTACGATCCGGGCCACCGCCGGCCAACAACTGCTCTGGCTCCCCGGAGTCACCGCCGTCGTCTTCGACGACGACGGCAGAGTGTTGCTGGGGCGCCGGGCCGACACCGGCAAGTGGGCCGTCATCGCCGGAATGACGGACCCGGGGGAGCAGCCCGCCGCCTGTGCCGTGCGGGAGGTGTACGAGGAGACGGGCGTCCGGTGTGTCGCCGAGCGTGTCGTGCTCGTACAGGCACTGACGCCGACCACGTACCCGAACGGCGACATCTGCCAGTTCATGGACATCACCATCCGCTGCCGGGCCGTCGGCGGCGAGGCCCGTGTCAACGACGACGAGTCGCTGGAGGTCGGCTGGTTCGACGTGGACGCGCTGCCGGAGCTGACCGAGCACGGACTGTTCCGGATCAAGCAGGCGCTGTCCGACGAGCCCACGTGGTTCGACCCCATGACCTGA
- a CDS encoding 3-hydroxybutyrate dehydrogenase translates to MTAPSALAGTHAPSLDLGGRTALVTGAAGGIGRACALRLAAAGAKVRAVDRDAAGLGTLTEQARGLAGTVEPHVLDLTDLDAAESAAAGTDILVNNAGLQLVRPIEEFPPDTFHTVLTVMLEAPFRLIRGALPHMYGQGWGRIVNVSSVHGLRASPFKSAYVAAKHGLEGLSKTAALEGAPHGVTSNCVNPAYVRTPLVEKQLADQAAAHGIPEERVLGEILLQDSAVKRLIEPDEVAEAVAYLCGPAASFVTGTSLVLDGGWTAH, encoded by the coding sequence ATGACCGCGCCCAGCGCCCTCGCAGGCACCCACGCCCCGTCCCTCGACCTCGGCGGCCGTACGGCCCTCGTCACCGGCGCCGCGGGTGGCATCGGCCGCGCGTGCGCACTGCGGCTCGCCGCGGCCGGGGCCAAGGTGCGGGCGGTCGACCGGGACGCCGCTGGACTGGGCACCCTCACCGAACAGGCCCGCGGCCTCGCGGGCACGGTCGAACCGCACGTCCTCGACCTCACCGACCTGGACGCCGCCGAGTCCGCCGCGGCCGGCACCGACATCCTCGTCAACAACGCCGGGCTCCAGCTGGTGCGCCCCATCGAGGAGTTCCCGCCCGACACCTTCCACACCGTGCTGACCGTGATGCTGGAGGCCCCGTTCCGGCTGATCCGCGGAGCACTCCCGCACATGTACGGGCAGGGCTGGGGCCGCATCGTCAATGTGTCGTCCGTACACGGGCTCCGCGCCTCCCCCTTCAAGTCGGCGTATGTGGCGGCGAAACACGGTCTGGAGGGACTCTCCAAGACCGCGGCCCTGGAGGGCGCCCCCCATGGCGTCACCTCGAACTGTGTGAACCCCGCCTATGTGCGCACCCCACTGGTCGAGAAGCAGCTCGCCGACCAGGCCGCCGCCCACGGGATACCCGAGGAGCGGGTGCTCGGCGAGATCCTTTTGCAGGACAGCGCGGTCAAGCGCCTCATCGAACCGGACGAGGTCGCCGAGGCCGTGGCGTACCTGTGCGGACCGGCCGCGTCCTTCGTCACCGGAACCTCACTTGTCCTCGACGGTGGTTGGACCGCGCACTGA